Proteins encoded by one window of Candidatus Binatia bacterium:
- the miaA gene encoding tRNA (adenosine(37)-N6)-dimethylallyltransferase MiaA — MAILGPTAVGKSAVALAVAAALDAEIVNADSRQVYRGLDIGSAKPTAAEQARVRHHLIDVVAPDEHFDCARFRELAGAAIADIAARGKRVLLVGGTGLYVKAVVRGLVPVPGRDPAVRARLTAAEAAAPGSLHARLTTVDPPLAARLHPHDVVRQVRALEVYELSGRPLSSWQSAHGFQGGDVEALLLGLTLPRAELYARIAVRCEAMIRDGLVEEVRRLFAAGYDAALPALRSPGYREIGAYVRGECDLATARDHMAQATRRLAKRQMTWCRGMAGLRWTSPEAEDVIRRADAFWRLAVDAA, encoded by the coding sequence GTGGCGATTCTTGGCCCGACGGCAGTCGGCAAGAGCGCGGTGGCGCTCGCCGTTGCCGCGGCGCTCGATGCCGAGATCGTCAACGCGGACTCGCGGCAGGTGTATCGCGGGCTCGACATCGGCAGCGCCAAGCCGACCGCAGCGGAACAGGCGCGCGTGCGCCACCACCTGATCGATGTCGTCGCTCCGGACGAGCATTTCGATTGCGCTCGCTTTCGGGAATTGGCCGGCGCTGCGATCGCGGATATCGCGGCGCGCGGCAAGCGCGTGTTGCTGGTGGGCGGGACGGGGCTGTACGTGAAGGCGGTTGTGCGCGGTCTTGTGCCGGTACCCGGGCGCGACCCGGCGGTGCGAGCGCGGCTGACTGCCGCCGAGGCCGCCGCGCCCGGGTCGTTGCACGCGCGCCTGACGACGGTCGACCCGCCGCTGGCGGCGCGGCTGCATCCGCACGACGTGGTGCGGCAGGTGCGGGCGCTCGAAGTGTACGAATTGAGCGGACGTCCGCTCAGCTCATGGCAATCCGCGCACGGTTTCCAGGGCGGCGACGTCGAGGCGCTGCTGCTCGGGCTGACTCTGCCGCGTGCCGAGTTGTACGCCCGGATCGCGGTGCGCTGCGAGGCGATGATCCGCGACGGGTTGGTGGAGGAGGTGCGGCGGCTGTTCGCGGCCGGGTACGATGCGGCGTTGCCGGCGTTGCGCAGCCCGGGTTATCGCGAGATCGGTGCGTATGTGCGCGGGGAGTGCGATCTGGCGACCGCGCGCGACCACATGGCGCAGGCGACGCGGCGGCTGGCGAAGCGCCAGATGACCTGGTGTCGCGGCATGGCGGGGCTGCGGTGGACGTCGCCCGAGGCCGAGGACGTCATCCGCAGGGCCGACGCCTTCTGGCGTCTGGCGGTTGACGCCGCGTAA
- the pheA gene encoding prephenate dehydratase — protein sequence MPRATSIDALRAKIDRIDDRLLALLNRRASLAVQIGQQKHHHQATVYTPDREKRILQRLGAATGGPLDAARLRPIFREVIAACLSLEQPLRIACLGPLGTFSHQAVQQQFGSLAAVVPVDSCAAVFDEVEQQRAEYGVVPVENSTEGVVTATLDRLVESPLSIKAETQLRIEHCLMGRARGLGGIRRIVSHPQSLGQCRQWLARHLACVPQVEAASNAHAAEIAARDPRAGAIAGRMAAERYGLRILAAGIQDQPNNYTRFLVIGRDGVGRPSGDDKTSVVLGAPHEAGALHRILKPFADNAVNLCSIESRPLKSRPWEYVFFLDLVGHAGEPRVARALAALARRCLFVRVLGSYPAALPPV from the coding sequence TTGCCGCGCGCGACCTCGATTGATGCCCTGCGCGCCAAAATCGACCGCATCGACGACCGCCTGCTGGCGCTGCTGAATCGGCGCGCCAGCCTGGCGGTGCAGATCGGCCAGCAAAAGCACCATCACCAGGCGACGGTTTACACCCCCGACCGCGAGAAGCGCATCCTGCAGCGCCTCGGAGCCGCAACCGGGGGGCCGTTGGACGCCGCGCGTCTGCGTCCCATCTTCCGCGAGGTGATCGCGGCGTGTCTGTCGCTGGAGCAGCCGCTTCGCATAGCCTGCCTCGGGCCGCTGGGAACGTTCTCGCATCAGGCGGTGCAGCAGCAATTCGGGTCGCTGGCCGCCGTGGTGCCGGTGGATTCGTGCGCCGCGGTCTTCGACGAGGTGGAGCAGCAGCGGGCCGAATACGGTGTTGTGCCGGTCGAGAACTCGACCGAGGGCGTGGTGACGGCGACTCTCGACCGGCTGGTCGAATCGCCGCTGTCGATCAAGGCGGAAACGCAGTTGCGTATCGAGCACTGCCTGATGGGTCGTGCCCGCGGCCTGGGCGGCATCCGGCGGATCGTCTCCCATCCGCAGTCGCTAGGTCAGTGCCGCCAGTGGCTGGCCCGTCATCTTGCGTGCGTGCCGCAAGTGGAAGCGGCGAGCAACGCGCACGCCGCGGAGATCGCCGCGCGCGACCCCCGGGCAGGGGCGATCGCCGGGCGGATGGCCGCCGAGCGCTACGGTCTGCGGATTCTCGCGGCGGGCATTCAGGACCAACCCAACAACTACACGCGCTTCCTGGTGATCGGCCGCGACGGTGTCGGCCGTCCGAGCGGCGACGACAAGACGTCCGTCGTGCTCGGCGCCCCGCACGAGGCCGGGGCGCTGCACCGCATCTTGAAGCCGTTTGCCGACAATGCCGTCAACCTGTGCAGCATCGAGTCGCGGCCCCTGAAGAGCAGGCCGTGGGAGTACGTGTTCTTCCTCGATCTGGTGGGTCACGCCGGCGAGCCGCGCGTGGCTCGTGCGCTGGCGGCTCTGGCCAGGCGCTGTCTGTTCGTGCGGGTTCTGGGGTCGTATCCGGCGGCGTTGCCGCCGGTTTGA
- a CDS encoding prephenate dehydrogenase/arogenate dehydrogenase family protein, which produces MRFERMTVAGVGLIGGSLALAARAAGVVGEIVGLGRGAANLRTALERGIVDRYSHDPAEAARDADLLVLAVPVRACAAVAAECGPALRPGAVVTDVGSVKAHVVAAVEAALAPGPAFVGAHPIAGTEGSGAAAATAELFRGSRCVLTPGARSTPAAVARIRALWEAVGMRVETMLPERHDAVLAWTSHLPHVLAFSAVTAILDKDATLERWGGPSLRDVTRVAASLPETWTDIFLCNAAAVEAAIVGFEGAVAELRAAVAAQDATRVTAILTRAQAARRSWFAAGGGGAP; this is translated from the coding sequence ATGCGTTTTGAGCGCATGACCGTCGCCGGCGTCGGCCTCATCGGGGGTTCGCTGGCGCTGGCTGCCCGCGCCGCCGGCGTGGTCGGCGAGATCGTCGGTCTCGGGCGCGGCGCGGCCAACCTAAGGACGGCGCTGGAGCGCGGCATCGTCGACCGTTACAGCCACGATCCCGCCGAAGCGGCGCGCGATGCCGACCTGCTGGTGCTCGCGGTGCCCGTGCGTGCCTGTGCGGCGGTTGCCGCGGAGTGCGGTCCGGCGCTCCGGCCGGGGGCCGTCGTCACCGATGTCGGCAGCGTCAAGGCTCACGTGGTTGCCGCGGTGGAAGCGGCGTTGGCGCCGGGTCCGGCGTTCGTTGGGGCGCACCCGATCGCGGGCACCGAGGGTTCGGGGGCGGCGGCGGCGACCGCGGAACTGTTTCGCGGCAGTCGCTGCGTGCTGACCCCGGGCGCGCGTTCCACGCCCGCGGCCGTAGCTCGTATCCGGGCGCTGTGGGAGGCCGTCGGGATGCGCGTCGAGACCATGCTGCCGGAGCGGCACGACGCCGTGCTGGCATGGACCAGCCATCTGCCGCACGTCCTGGCCTTCAGTGCGGTGACGGCGATCCTGGATAAGGATGCGACGCTGGAGCGGTGGGGTGGGCCGAGCCTGCGGGACGTCACGCGGGTGGCCGCCAGCTTGCCGGAGACCTGGACCGACATCTTTCTCTGTAACGCGGCCGCGGTCGAGGCGGCGATCGTCGGCTTCGAGGGGGCGGTGGCCGAATTGCGGGCCGCCGTTGCCGCCCAGGACGCCACGCGAGTGACGGCGATCCTGACGCGTGCGCAGGCGGCGCGCCGGTCGTGGTTCGCGGCCGGCGGGGGAGGGGCGCCGTGA
- the hisC gene encoding histidinol-phosphate transaminase yields MTIDIRQLVPEHIHGLAPYPPGMPIEELEREYGVFDSIKLASNENPLGPSPKALAAIQRALPNIHRYPDGNCFYLKRALAKKLGVSPEAVIVGNGSNEIIELAVRTFMQPGDEAVIADQAFAIYRIVVQAAGCVGHLVPLRSYTHDLEAIADAVRPGTRMVFLANPNNPTGTIFRRRQWDEFLVGLPAQAIVVMDEAYFEFVDDPEYPDSLTYHRPGRLLITLRTFSKIYGLAGLRVGFGVAQPELVEVMNRVRQPFNVSSLAQIAALAALDDDAHVERTRACNREGMAYLRRECERIGLETVPSWANFMMVRVGNGVRVYDALLRLGVIVRPMGVYGFPEHVRVTVGTAEENARCVAALEQVLRQGVAGVDAF; encoded by the coding sequence ATGACCATCGACATTCGACAACTCGTGCCCGAGCACATTCACGGACTCGCTCCTTATCCGCCCGGCATGCCGATCGAGGAGCTCGAACGCGAGTACGGCGTGTTCGATTCGATCAAGCTGGCGTCGAACGAGAACCCGCTCGGGCCGTCGCCGAAAGCGCTCGCGGCGATCCAGCGGGCGCTACCTAACATCCACCGCTATCCGGACGGCAACTGCTTTTATCTGAAGCGCGCACTGGCCAAGAAACTCGGCGTCTCGCCCGAGGCCGTCATCGTCGGCAACGGCTCCAACGAGATCATCGAGCTTGCGGTCAGGACCTTCATGCAGCCGGGCGACGAGGCCGTTATCGCCGACCAGGCGTTCGCCATCTACCGTATCGTCGTACAGGCCGCCGGGTGCGTCGGGCATCTCGTGCCGCTGCGCAGCTACACGCACGATCTGGAAGCGATTGCCGACGCCGTGCGACCGGGAACGCGCATGGTCTTTCTCGCCAATCCCAACAACCCGACCGGGACGATCTTTCGTCGCCGTCAGTGGGACGAGTTTCTCGTCGGCCTGCCGGCGCAGGCGATCGTTGTCATGGACGAAGCCTACTTCGAGTTCGTGGACGACCCCGAGTATCCGGACTCGTTAACGTATCACCGGCCGGGGCGGCTGCTCATTACGCTGCGGACCTTCTCTAAGATCTACGGTCTGGCCGGGTTGCGGGTGGGGTTCGGCGTCGCGCAGCCAGAGCTCGTCGAGGTGATGAACCGCGTGCGTCAGCCCTTCAACGTGAGCAGTCTGGCGCAAATCGCGGCGCTGGCGGCGCTCGACGACGACGCCCATGTGGAGCGGACACGAGCGTGCAATCGCGAGGGCATGGCTTACCTGAGGCGGGAGTGCGAACGCATCGGGCTCGAGACGGTGCCGAGCTGGGCGAACTTCATGATGGTGCGGGTCGGTAACGGTGTGCGCGTTTACGACGCCTTGCTGCGGCTCGGTGTCATCGTGCGGCCCATGGGTGTGTACGGCTTTCCGGAGCACGTGCGGGTCACCGTCGGTACGGCGGAGGAGAACGCGCGCTGTGTCGCCGCGCTCGAACAGGTGTTGCGCCAGGGAGTAGCGGGTGTCGATGCGTTTTGA